Genomic segment of Pacificitalea manganoxidans:
TGGTCCCCATGTGGCGCGTTCTGCTTTCCGTCGTGATGATCCTTGCGCCGCCCGCCGCGCGGGCCTGCGATGTGGCCCTGCTGCTGGCGGTCGATGTGTCCAGTTCCATCGACGCCGCCGAATACCGGCTTCAGATCGACGGCATGGCGGACGCATTCGCTGATCCCGAAATCGCCGCGCGTCTGGTCGAAGGGCAGATCGCGGTCGCCGTCCTGCAATGGTCCGGCCCCGAAGCGCAGGCGCTCAGCCTGCCGTGGCAGCGCATGACCGATCCCGCCGCCGTGCGCGCGCTGGCGCAGCGCACCCGCCTGTTGCCGCGCGCCTTTACCCTGTCGGGCACCGCGCCGGGCGATGCGATTCACGCCGCGCTCGGCCATCTGCGCGTAGGCCCCGCCTGTGCGCGTCAGGTGATCGATATTTCCGGCGACGGCACCGCGAATGCCGGGTTGGCCCCGGCCCCCGCCCGCCGCGCGGCGGAGCGTGCGGGCGTCACCATCAACGGCATCGCGATCGAGCATATGGGCCTGTCATTGACCAATTATTACCGCTGGCGCCTGACCACCGCCGATGGCTTTGTCGTGACCGCGCGGGGGCATCGCGACTACCCCCGTGCCATCCGCGCCAAAATTCTGCGCGAAATCAGCAAGATC
This window contains:
- a CDS encoding DUF1194 domain-containing protein; translated protein: MWRVLLSVVMILAPPAARACDVALLLAVDVSSSIDAAEYRLQIDGMADAFADPEIAARLVEGQIAVAVLQWSGPEAQALSLPWQRMTDPAAVRALAQRTRLLPRAFTLSGTAPGDAIHAALGHLRVGPACARQVIDISGDGTANAGLAPAPARRAAERAGVTINGIAIEHMGLSLTNYYRWRLTTADGFVVTARGHRDYPRAIRAKILREISKILG